Part of the bacterium CG_4_10_14_0_2_um_filter_33_32 genome, TGCCTGTTACCGGATTAGTTGAAGTAATCCTTGGCAATATCTTAAACGTGATACCGTTTGATGTTTTAGTGCCATAAGTCGCATTAGTGGTTATAGTTACTGACCCATCTATTGTTCCAGTAAGAGGTATTGCAACTCCTGTTATTGAAGTATCGCCCCATGTTCCAGTGGCTGACGCGCCGTTTATGGAGATTGTTCCGGCAGATACACCTAAATGATTACCGTTAATTGTAATAGTATCACCCACTCTTGCTTCTGTTACTGACAGAGAAGTGATCTGCGGCAAAACAGTAAAACCATAAACCGGCGAATTTTGAACTGCCCCAACCGTAATAGACATCCCGCCGGTATTTATAGTGGCATCAGAAGGAACCGATACTCCAGAGATTGAAGTGTTTGTCCAAGTAACACCAGGGGTAGATTCAGTAATTGCAGTTCCGTTATTATTAATGTAAAGGGTTCCTGCTGTTCCAAAACCATATCCGGAAATTGTTATAGTTGCTCCCTGAAGAGCCTCTGTTGGTGTTGGCGCAATGATTTTAGGCCGCACAGTAAATGAACTTGCATAAGTAATTGCTGTTGCTCCAAATATAGCGTCTGTAATTGTTAAATTAACATTCCAGACTCCCCCGTAAGCAGCTGTTGGACCAGGCGTTGCATTATTTAAATTAAATGAACCGCCAGTAATGCTATTTTTATTAGATAAAGAAAAACTAGATCCCGTAACTGTTTGAGTGCCTAAAGTTAAGGTTACAGAAGAAACAGATTGGAAACCTGATCCGGTTAATGAAATACCTGAATATGTTGACCCTGAATCTCCGCTTGTAGTTGAAATTGCCGTAACTTTTGGCAAAATTTGGAAGTTTTGGTTATTATTGGAAGTTTTGGTTATGGGAGCTGTTATTGAGACGATAACTGTTCCAGAAATTGTATCCGGCACTGTAAAGGTAACTGAAGTTTCAGTGCTGCCTCCTCCAATTGTTGCTGATACTCCATTAATTGTCATAGTCCTTGTTGTGCCTAAATGATCTCCTGTGATTGTGGCTGTAACATCCCCCACTGTTTTACCAGCACCAACCCCTGTTATATTTGGATAAACATAAAAAGTCAGAAGCGAGGTATCTGCTACACCTCCAGCCGTTACTAAAAGACCATTATTAGTTACACCACCATAAGACATACAAGCAGCCGGTATAGTAAAAACAATTTGTGTATCACTCCAAGAACTTATATCTGCATCCGGTATTTGATACCCACCAGAACCTCCGATTTTTATATTATCAGTAACCGTTGATCGATTTCCTGCCCCAGGATCAGCACCAAAACCAGTTCCTGTAATTGTTATTTGCTGTAAGGAACGACCTCCGTCGGTTATTGTCCCATCAGTATTATTTGTAAAAGATGTTGCATCTGGATTAGCAACTGCCAAAGTATAATCAATAGCAAAAACAAGGGTATCCATTCTTACTTCGGTTGATGCAGAATTGTTATTCCCAGAATTAACATCAGAGCGCATCCTTATAGTTACGTTTATATTAGAAGCCTGATAAGCAGAACTTACTGTTTTTGCTCCATCAACATCTCTAGTAACCCAAGAACTTGAAGTCGGATCAAATTCTGTTTCTAAGTCAACTAAGCCATCAAACACACCTGTTGTATCGACACCATCATAAATTTTCAGGCCTACTGATTGAGTTGATGCATGTGTTTCTTGAAAAAGCTTAACATCAAAGCTTCCATTAACATTATTTACAGTAGCACCTGCGGGTACTCCCATATCTTCCCATGTAAGAGTCTTTTTAAAATAACCTAAATTCTTTTTATTCCTAGCAGTAACTTTAGCAAAAAGAGAACCAGAAGGATTACCGTCTGTTCCTAAATAGCCTTGTGTACAAGTACCCGTACATGATTCATCAACATAAGTAAAACCTTCGATGCTAGTAGCAAAGTTAACCGTATAATTTTGAACTGCTGCACGAACAGGTGTTACTGATTGTCTAAACAAAAATGGTACAAAAAAAGAACCTAAAAATCCAAAAATAATTAATAAAATCGATATTTTGGTAAAATATCTTAAAAAATGCTTTTTATTTTTCTTTATAAACAAAACCATAATTTAGTTACCAACTATTGATTATTGTCATATTTTCGTTGAATAACTCGTGACTTGTTATTAATCATTTTTCTGCATTGACGGTCATACCGCCTTTATTATAGGAAATTGTCCAGAGCCATTTTTTTGCGTTGGAATCAAAACTTAAATCCATTGATTCAATTTTAAAATCTTTTTTCTCGCCAACTACAGACTCCACGCTTTTGTATACTTCCGCACTGTTTTTCCACTCACCTTTTAACATATCTTTTATTATTGGCTTATCTTCTTCAGCTGATCTTATTTCGCCGTCTTTTACATAAATTTCATATGATTTGTCTTTATTCTTAGAATAAAACGTTAAGCCCCAGCCGGTTGCTTTCCCTTCCTTATTCACTTCACTTACCTTAGATGTAATTCTTTGGAGTTCTGCATCGGCAGACCAGACACGTGCCTTTGTAAAGGATAAATCATATGCTTCCTTGGCTGTTGAGTCTGGGGTTATTTTTGTGAGACGGTTTTCAACCGAGTTTTTCCCTGATCTAAAACCCGAATAAAAACCAATAGTACAAGAAATAATCAAAACAATAATTAATGCAAAAATTGAAAATATATTAAATTTTGAAGTAATAATCTGTATATAGTCCGTTTTTACCATACCAGAATCTTTTTGTACTAAGTCTATTTTTTTACTTCTTCTAATTTTAATATCTTCCATCTTATTTCTCCGCTATTACGGTTATATTTCCTTTTTTATAATTTACAGACCAAATCCATTTATGTTCGTTTTTGAAATAACTAAGATTCAGATCTTTTATATCAGGTGATTCATCCCCTGAAGAATTTAAAACTCTTTCTAAAACTATGGGAGAATCTAGCCATGCTCCCTTTAAAGTGTCAGTAACCGCTAGAGCGATACCTTGCGAACTTGCAATATTGCCGTCTTTAATCAAAACCTTATATCCGCTTTTTGATTTTACTGAATAAAAAGCCATTTCCCAGCTTGAGGATTTACCGTCATTATCAACACTTGGGGCAATAAGCCTAATTGAAGCTAAGCCGGCATCATCCTGCCAAGCCTTTGCCTTTACCATGGCTACTTTATAAGCTTCATTGGCCGTTAAAAGAGTATCCGAGATATCAAATATTTTTTTTACGTCACCTTGGCCTTTTTGCAAACCGAAACTATAACCGGCTAATAATCCGGAAGTAATGCCCAAGAAAACAATGGCAACCGTATAAATTATCAGCACTTTTTTGTTAATAGAAAAAGCCTTGTCTTGGTTATTTAAACCCTGATTTTGATTATTTTTAGTTACCACCTGCCGCCCTATTTTATCTTTATTATTATACCACGATTATTGCTTTACAAGCAATAATAATAATCCAATAAACCCACCCCCACTCAATCCCACCCCAGGGGTGGACACGTTTACCACCCCTGGGGTGGGATTGACGAAACACGCTACTTGCACTATTCTAAGAATATGCCGCGTAGAAAAACCATCTTTATAAATAACGGGATTTATCATGTTCTAAATAAAGGCGTAAATAGCGCACCTATATTTTTGAATAATAATGACCATCAAAGATTCTTAGATATAGTCAATCTATGTAGATATAATCCCCAAATAAAATTTTCACTATATAATCGTCTACATAAACAAGAAAAAAACGAATTTTTGGATAATTTAAAAAAGAAACACGAACCTATTATAGATATTTTAGCTTTTAGCCTAATGCCTAATCACTTTCATCTCTTATTAAAACAACTCCAAGACAAAGGTATACAGATTTTTTTAGGAAACCTTCAAAATAGCTATGCCAAGTATTTTAATATAAAAAATAAAAGAACAGGACCTCTTTTCCAATCTGCTTTTAAATCAATAGATATAGAAACAGACGAACAACTTATCCATGTCTCAAGATATATACACTTAAACCCTGTATCCTCTTACATAATAGATATTGAAAACTTAGAAAATTACAAATGGTCTTCTTTCGGCAATTATTTAAATGATAAAAAATATGAGTTCGTAGCCTCTGCAACAATTCTAGGATACTTCAAGACGCAGAGTAAATACAGAAAATTTGTCTTTGACCAAGCTGATTACCAAAGAGAACTAGAAGAAATAAAACACTTAGCAATAGAATAAACGTTATACCGTGTACACCCCAGGGGTGAACACGTTCACCACCCCTGGGGTGGAATTATATATTGAAAAGTTTTTTAGCGTTTTTGGTGGTTATGTTAGCTACTTCCTCAAAAGAAATATTTTTGATACTGGCTATTTCTTTTGCTATCTCTTTTACATAAATCGGCTCATTTCTTTGCCCCCGACATGCCTGAGGCGCTAAAAACGGTGCATCTGTTTCAATCAGAATTTTATCCAACGGAATTTTTTTTACTACTTTTTGTAGATCATCAGTTTTAGAATAAGTAATAATGCCTGTAAACCCTATATAAAATCCTAACTCAATTACTTTTTGGGCAAATTTTAAGCTTCCGGTAAAACAGTGAACTACCCCTTTTTTAGATAATTTTTTACTGTATTCCGTTAATATTGCAGCAGTCTCTTTGTCTGCTTCACGAGAATGAATTATTACAGGTAAATCAACGCTACAAGCAAAACTCAAAAATGACTTAAAAATTTCTTGAGCCTTATTTCTGTTTTCTTTAGTATCAGGATTTATTCCGGTTCTAAAATAATAATTGTCCAAGCCTATTTCTCCAATAGCTGCTACCTTTGGATTATCGGCTAAGGTTTCAAATTTTTTGACTTCTTCTTGAATGTTTTCTATCTCAGTTAAATGATCCGGATGAAAACCAATTGCCGCATAAACCCCCTTAAATTTTTCTGCAATATTTAAAGCTTCTTTAGAATTATCAAATCTAGAACCAATATTAATTATTGCTTCGATCTCGTTTTGAAAGCTCTTTTCTATTACATCCGAATAATCTTTCTTGAATGCCTCAAAATTAAGATGCGCATGTGTGTCGATAAATTTCATATTTAATAACTATACTCGGATTGATTCCGTTTCTCTAGATATTCGAATATTCTATATAAAATAGACAGCGACTTGTCTCTTATAAAGGCGAGAATTTCATTTTCATTAAAAGGAGTGTAGCCAAAGCGCATATCGCTTAATACAGGGCTTTCGTTTTTGTCATTACTTTGAAAAATAATTTCTACCATCATATATTTACTTTTTATTTTGGGAATCCCTGAATTATCTACCTGATCGCATCTTATGGGATAATATTCAGACCAAGGTATTTCCTCCCATGATTTTGGATTATCATCATTAGAAACTTTAATTCTATATACAATCGATGCTCCCTTTGGAACTTTAGCCCGCCATTCAACATTTTTCCAGGATACCAAACCTCCTAAGAACGCCTTTTTACCAATCAATCCAATCGGCCTTTCTTTATCTTCTATTTCCAAACTACCTTTATTAGAAATTTTTATATTAGATATACTGTCTAGATTAGATTTTGTGTTACCTTCTACATCATTACCTATTATTGTTAATTCATTTTTTAGGATTCTATCAATATCTTTTGAAGCTTTGTAAATCAAAAATGAAGAATAGGATAGAAAAAACAATAAACCTATCAAAATTATCCAATGCATGATAGAAGCAACTGGCAACATATGCCAATAATAATACCATTTATATTTTTCTCGATATTTAAAGTGAAGGGGCTCTAATCTCTTTATTGATGTTTTAGTGCTTCTATGAATATCTTCAGCTTGCCTATCCAGTTTTTTTCTATTTTTTTTTAGATCTTCATCGTTCATATTCTTAATATAAATTATTTAGTAAAAAAAGACAGATTTTTGTTATCCACTTTATCCACAGTAATTTTCATTTTCTACTGCTGTCAAGCACTTTTGCTTTTACCGATAATTTCTATCGACGCAGGAGGCATTAAGGCAATAAAAAATATAGACAAACCGCAAATAACCAACCCAACTGCTAACAATTGTTTAAGCTCTAAAAAGAAACTTAAGAAATATAAAATAGCAAAAAATAAAACTCGAGCTATATCAGTGCTTAGTTCCATAATAAAAATGTACTCGGTCAGGCCATCCTCGTCGGCATGCAGATAATATTCAGCAATCCAGGTCGATACAAA contains:
- a CDS encoding hydrolase TatD; this encodes MKFIDTHAHLNFEAFKKDYSDVIEKSFQNEIEAIINIGSRFDNSKEALNIAEKFKGVYAAIGFHPDHLTEIENIQEEVKKFETLADNPKVAAIGEIGLDNYYFRTGINPDTKENRNKAQEIFKSFLSFACSVDLPVIIHSREADKETAAILTEYSKKLSKKGVVHCFTGSLKFAQKVIELGFYIGFTGIITYSKTDDLQKVVKKIPLDKILIETDAPFLAPQACRGQRNEPIYVKEIAKEIASIKNISFEEVANITTKNAKKLFNI